From Kitasatospora sp. MAP12-44:
GGCGGCCGAGAAACCGGTGATGTACGAGAGGTAGCCCGGGACCAGCGGCAGCACGCAGGGCGAGAAGAACGAGACCAGCCCGGCGGCCAGCGCCACCGGCACGGCCAGCAGCAGGGCGCCGTTCAGCACCGTGCCGTTGGTCTCCCCGATGGCGAGCAGGGCCGCACTCACGACTTCGGCTCCGCCAGGATCGGCGTGAGCATCGCGGTCAGGTCGTCGGCGGAGAGCGCCTTCATCGCCCGCGCGGCGAGCCGGCCCTGGCGGTCGATCACGATGGTGGTCGGGATGGACTGCGGATTCAGGCTGCCCTTGGGGAACTTGAGGATCTGGGTGCCGTCCGGGTCGTACAGGCTCGGGTAGGTGATCCCGCTCACGTCCTCGAACTGCTTGGCGTTGGTGATGCTGGTGTCCCGGGTGTTGATGCCGAGGAACTGCACACCCTGGCCCTGGAACTGCTGGTAGACCTGCTCGAGGCCCTTGGCCTCGGCCCGGCAGGGCGAGCACCAGGAGCCCCAGATGTTGAGGACGACGATCTTGCCGCGGTAGTCGGAGAGGGCGGCGTTGGCGCCCTCCAGGGTCTTGCCCGAGATGGCGGGGGCCGGTTGGCGGTCGGCGACGGGCGCGGTGTCGATACCGCCGCTGCCGATCACGAAGCCGGCCTGCGCGTCACCGCCGCCCGAGGAGCCCGACGAGCTGCAGCCGGCGAGCGTGAGGGCGGCGGCGGTGGCGACCAGAGCCGCGGCAAGACGCAGGCGGGTGGGGGTCCGCCCGGCCGAGGGCCGGGGGTGCGACGTACCAGACATGTGAAAAGTTTCGCATGGGACTTTGGGACGCTTTAGGGGGGTCCGCCCTTGCGGTCCGGACCCTCCCTGAGCTGCGGGTGTAAAG
This genomic window contains:
- a CDS encoding TlpA disulfide reductase family protein — protein: MSGTSHPRPSAGRTPTRLRLAAALVATAAALTLAGCSSSGSSGGGDAQAGFVIGSGGIDTAPVADRQPAPAISGKTLEGANAALSDYRGKIVVLNIWGSWCSPCRAEAKGLEQVYQQFQGQGVQFLGINTRDTSITNAKQFEDVSGITYPSLYDPDGTQILKFPKGSLNPQSIPTTIVIDRQGRLAARAMKALSADDLTAMLTPILAEPKS